A region of Saccopteryx leptura isolate mSacLep1 chromosome X, mSacLep1_pri_phased_curated, whole genome shotgun sequence DNA encodes the following proteins:
- the PPP1R3F gene encoding protein phosphatase 1 regulatory subunit 3F isoform X2, producing the protein MKGTDDNTPAVECLDVQESVGPLVAPTPLRPWPQMTLQVAEVTVTGKPPEEGDVPRSSLPAAFTELPQTPTIRIHPSSFLCGLGGSPRDQASGPDASEGAAGPLLNPSQQQVEAAWEVSSENGRGRKDPMVGAIMDEPPGGLAVMSGLEELLGEDTIDQELEQLYLSHLSRLRAAVAAGGAGSGGEGSTDGGVSPSHPLGILTDRDLILKWPGPERALNSALAEEITLHYARLGRGVELIKDTEDPDEEGEGEEGLSMIPSSPEGGTPKESPPEILSGARSVAATMGDVWLPWAEGSGRDSPVVLGREGQFTTAPEKETCKDTDSLHTNRVISGVTGFLGGTESQTEFTTKWADSLIPISGKEPAAPVLQGPSLTHLDTSGAEVCPSLVRPHVISKDEECSGLSLESTKRSPTLAAPAECVCVLPPQLWGPLTQTLGVLAGLVVVPVALNSGMSLLVLALCLSLAWFS; encoded by the exons ATGAAGGGCACTGATGATAACACTCCTGCTGTGG AGTGTCTTGATGTCCAGGAGTCAGTGGGTCCCTTGGTGGCCCCCACCCCTCTCCGTCCGTGGCCACAGATGACACTTCAG gTTGCTGAAGTTACAGTGACTGGCAAACCACCAGAGGAAGGTGATGTCCCCAGAAGCAGCCTGCCTGCGGCTTTCACAGAGCTCCCCCAGACACCGACCATCAGgatccacccctcctcctttctctgtggCCTGGGTGGCTCCCCCAGGGACCAGGCCTCGGGGCCTGATGCAAGTGAGGGGGCAGCTGGGCCTCTCCTGAATCCTAGTCAGCAACAGGTGGAGGCTGCGTGGGAAGTGTCGAGCGAGAACGGAAGGGGCCGAAAGGACCCCATGGTCGGGGCTATTATGGACGAGCCCCCTGGGGGTTTGGCGGTCATGAGTGGGTTGGAGGAGCTGCTTGGCGAGGACACCATTGACCAGGAGCTGGAGCAGCTCTACCTGTCCCACTTGAGCCGTTTGCGGGCCGCTGTGGCTGCAGGTGGGGCAGGAAGTGGTGGGGAGGGCTCCACAGATGGGGGGGTATCCCCCAGCCATCCCCTGGGCATACTCACGGACCGTGACCTGATCTTGAAGTGGCCTGGCCCTGAGCGGGCCCTGAACAGTGCCCTGGCGGAGGAGATCACACTGCACTATGCCCGGCTGGGGCGTGGTGTGGAGCTCAtcaaggacactgaggaccctgatgaggagggggagggtgaagagGGGCTCTCCATGATACCCTCCAGCCCAGAAGGGGGCACCCCCAAGGAGTCGCCTCCGGAAATCCTCTCTGGGGCCCGTTCTGTGGCAGCCACTATGGGAGATGTGTGGCTCCCATGGGCCGAGGGCTCAGGACGTGACAGCCCTGTGGTTTTAGGTAGAGAGGGTCAGTTCACTACAGCTCCAGAGAAGGAGACGTGCAAGGACACTGACTCTTTGCACACGAACAGGGTGATATCTGGGGTGACTGGGTTCCTGGGAGGGACAGAATCCCAGACGGAGTTTACTACTAAGTGGGCAGACAGCTTGATTCCTATATCTGGCAAGGAGCCAGCAGCCCCTGTCCTGCAGGGACCAAGCCTCACCCATCTTGATACCTCGGGGGCTGAAGTCTGTCCCAGCCTGGTTAGGCCCCATGTGATTTCAAAGGATGAAGAGTGTTCAGGCCTAAGCCTTGAGTCCACAAAGAGGTCTCCCACCCTAGCAGCCCCtgcagaatgtgtgtgtgtgttgcctcCCCAACTCTGGGGGCCCTTGACCCAGACTCTGGGGGTCCTGGCTGGTCTGGTGGTGGTACCTGTGGCTCTGAACAGTGGTATGTCCCTCCTGGTGCTTGCACTGTGCCTCTCTCTGGCCTGGTTCTCATAG